In Populus alba chromosome 1, ASM523922v2, whole genome shotgun sequence, a single window of DNA contains:
- the LOC118043092 gene encoding delta(3,5)-Delta(2,4)-dienoyl-CoA isomerase, peroxisomal, translated as MEHYKTLLVFQKSPNSGVFQINLNRPSQRNALSRDFFTEFPIALQSLDQNPNVSVIVLSGTGDHFCSGIDIKTLKSITNDSGDRGRSGERLRRDIKSLQDAITAIERCRKPVIAAIKGACIGGGIDIVTACDIRYCSEDAFFSVKEVDLGLTADLGTLQRLPGIVGFGNAMELALTGRRFSGQEAKEFGLVSQVFGSKEELDEGVKIIAEGIAAKSPLAVTGTKAVLLRSRESSLEQGLDYVATWNSSMLLSDDLMEAVSAHLQKRKPAFSKL; from the exons ATGGAGCACTACAAAACTCTCCTTGTCTTCCAAAAATCCCCAAACTCAGGTGTTTTCCAAATAAATCTCAACCGTCCATCTCAGCGAAACGCCTTATCGCGTGATTTCTTCACTGAATTCCCGATTGCTCTCCAATCCCTCGACCAAAACCCTAACGTGTCCGTCATCGTCCTCTCCGGAACCGGCGACCATTTCTGCTCCGGTATCGacataaaaaccctaaaatccatCACCAACGATTCCGGCGATCGCGGACGATCCGGAGAGAGGCTCCGGCGAGACATTAAGTCCCTGCAGGACGCGATCACGGCGATCGAGCGGTGCAGGAAGCCTGTGATCGCTGCGATAAAAGGAGCGTGTATCGGTGGCGGCATCGATATTGTGACAGCTTGTGACATTCGGTATTGTAGTGAAGATGCTTTTTTTTCGGTGAAGGAAGTTGATTTGGGGTTAACGGCTGATTTAGGGACGTTACAGAGGTTGCCGGGGATTGTTGGATTTGGTAATGCAATGGAATTGGCTTTGACTGGTCGGAGGTTCTCGGGTCAGGAAGCCAAggagtttggtttggtttctcAGGTTTTTGGGTCTAAAGAGGAATTGGATGAGGGTGTGAAAATCATCGCCGAGG GGATTGCTGCAAAGTCGCCTCTTGCTGTCACTGGGACAAAAGCCGTTCTATTAAGAAGTCGCGAATCCAGTTTGGAACAGGGATTGGATTATGTAGCCACTTGGAACTCTTCAATGCTTCTGTCTGATGATCTCATGGAGGCAGTCTCCGCACATTTACAGAAAAGAAAACCCGCCTTCTCGAAGCTTTGA
- the LOC118043085 gene encoding bidirectional sugar transporter SWEET15 gives MAVMNMQHPLAFTFGILGNIISFMVYLAPVPTFIRILRKKSTEDFQSLPYIVALFSSMLWLYYAMLKNDEILLVTINSFGCVIETIYIAIYIAYATRESRVSTIKLLVSMNMGLFSLIILLTHFLASGSTRVKALGWLCVAFSVCVFAAPLNIVKQIIRTKSVEFMPFTLSFFLTLSAVVWFAYGLFIKDMCVALPNILGFVLGLLQMLLYGIYRNAEKKKMPAENLKSIVILSTLGASEVYPVDAQPDVSAAEHDQTEESKENEKSTDASHDDLQSNECAV, from the exons ATGGCAGTGATGAACATGCAGCATCCTTTGGCATTTACATTCGGCATCCTCG GTAACATTATCTCATTCATGGTGTACCTGGCTCCAGT GCCAACATTTATCAggattttaaggaaaaaatcaaCAGAAGATTTCCAATCGTTGCCTTATATCGTGGCATTGTTTAGTTCTATGCTTTGGCTCTACTATGCAATGCtcaaaaatgatgaaattcttCTTGTCACCATCAACTCATTTGGATGTGTCATAGAGACTATTTACATCGCCATTTATATCGCTTATGCAACAAGAGAGAGCAGG GTCTCAACAATCAAATTGCTTGTTTCTATGAACATGGGGTTATTCTCGTTGATCATTCTCCTTACACATTTTCTTGCAAGTGGTTCAACTCGTGTCAAGGCTCTCGGTTGGCTTTGTGTTGCCTTCTCTGTATGCGTTTTTGCAGCACCCTTAAACATTGTG AAACAAATCATTCGAACAAAGAGCGTTGAGTTCATGCCGTTCACCTTGTCATTTTTCCTTACTTTGAGCGCTGTCGTATGGTTTGCTTATGGCCTTTTCATCAAGGACATGTGTGTTGCC CTTCCGAACATCTTGGGTTTCGTCTTGGGGTTACTTCAGATGCTGCTGTATGGAATCTACAGAAACGCAGAGAAAAAGAAGATGCCAGCTGAAAACTTGAAGAGCATTGTCATCCTAAGCACATTAGGGGCTTCTGAAGTTTATCCAGTCGATGCTCAACCTGATGTGAGTGCAGCGGAGCATGACCAGACAGAGGAGTCCAAGGAGAATGAGAAAAGCACGGATGCTTCCCACGATGACCTCCAATCAAATGAATGTGCAGTTTGA
- the LOC118043077 gene encoding serine/threonine-protein kinase PBS1 has product MGCFPCFDSREEEELNREKQSDDLKPTLPTVPSNISKLSSGSDRLRPRSNEGQSKRQLPSPKDAPGVNIAAQIFAFRELAAATKNFMPECFLGEGGFGRVYKGCLESTGQVVAVKQLDRNGLQGNREFLVEVLMLSLLHHPNLVNLIGYCADGDQRLLVYEFMPLGSLEDHLHDLPPEKEPLDWNTRMKIAAGAAKGLEYLHDKASPPVIYRDFKSSNILLEEGFHPKLSDFGLAKLGPTGDKSHVSTRVMGTYGYCAPEYAMTGQLTVKSDVYSFGVVFLELITGRKAIDSTQPHGEQNLVAWARPLFNDRRKFSKLADPRLQGRYPMRGLYQALAVASMCIQEQAAARPLIGDVVTALSYLANQACEPNGHGHRGSGDRDEKRHRDERGGQLSKNEEGGGSGRRWDLDGSEKEDSPRETAKMLNRDLDRERAVAEAKMWGENWREKQRQNAQGSFDGSNG; this is encoded by the exons ATGGGCTGTTTTCCTTGTTTTGATTCAAGGGAAGAAGAGGAGCTGAATCGAGAGAAACAATCTGATGATCTGAAGCCAACTTTGCCTACTGTTCCTTCCAACATCTCCAAGTTGTCTTCtg GATCTGACAGGCTCAGACCAAGAAGCAATGAAGGACAATCTAAAAGGCAATTGCCAAGTCCAAAGGATGCACCTGGTGTCAATATAGCTGCTCAAATTTTTGCTTTTCGTGAACTTGCAGCTGCAACCAAGAATTTTATGCCGGAGTGTTTCTTAGGTGAAGGGGGATTTGGACGTGTATATAAAGGGTGTCTTGAGAGCACTGGTCAG GTTGTTGCTGTCAAACAATTGGATAGGAATGGCCTCCAGGGTAATAGGGAATTTCTAGTGGAGGTTCTCATGCTGAGCCTTTTACATCATCCAAACCTTGTGAACCTGATTGGCTATTGTGCTGATGGGGATCAGCGGCTCCTTGTCTATGAATTTATGCCCTTGGGATCATTAGAAGATCACCTTCACG ATCTTCCACCTGAGAAGGAACCACTAGATTGGAACACAAGAATGAAGATAGCGGCTGGTGCAGCCAAAGGTTTGGAATACCTGCACGATAAAGCAAGCCCTCCTGTTATTTATCGGGATTTTAAGTCATCCAACATTTTACTGGAAGAAGGATTTCATCCAAAGCTTTCTGATTTTGGGCTTGCAAAGCTTGGCCCCACTGGGGACAAGTCACATGTTTCCACCAGGGTTATGGGCACTTATGGTTACTGTGCTCCTGAGTATGCCATGACAGGACAATTGACTGTAAAATCTGACGTCTACAGTTTTGGGGTAGTGTTCTTAGAGCTGATAACTGGTCGTAAAGCAATTGACAGCACTCAACCACACGGAGAACAGAACCTTGTTGCATGG GCACGTCCATTATTCAATGATCGCAGGAAATTCTCAAAATTGGCAGATCCACGACTGCAGGGACGTTATCCAATGAGAGGACTCTACCAGGCTCTAGCTGTGGCATCCATGTGCATCCAGGAGCAGGCTGCTGCGCGTCCTCTCATTGGGGATGTGGTCACTGCACTTTCTTATTTAGCAAACCAGGCTTGTGAACCTAATGGTCATGGCCACAGAGGTTCAGGGGACAGGGATGAAAAAAGACACAGAGATGAGAGAGGTGGACAGCTATCAAAGAATGAGGAAGGTGGAGGATCGGGACGCAGATGGGACTTGGATGGGTCCGAGAAAGAGGACTCACCAAGAGAAACTGCTAAGATGTTAAACAGGGATTTAGATAGAGAACGAGCAGTTGCTGAGGCCAAGATGTGGGGAGAAAATTGGAGAGAGAAACAACGCCAAAATGCTCAAGGAAGTTTTGATGGCAGTAATGGATAG